Proteins encoded by one window of Micromonospora coxensis:
- the nusA gene encoding transcription termination factor NusA has product MNIDLAALRALEREREIPFDTILAAIETALLTAYRHTEGAESHARVEIDRKNGAALVYAQELDEDGTVVREWDDTPHDFGRIAAMTAKQVILQRLREATDEVHFGEYVGRDGDLVTGVVQAHETRREKGIISVDLGKLEGVLPQSEQVPGENPQHGERIRCVVVHVAKGMRGPQVTLSRSHPALVKKLFALEVPEIADGTVEIAAIAREAGHRTKIAVRSTAQGVNAKGACIGPMGQRVRAVMSELHGEKIDIIDWSDDPATFVGNALSPAKALRVEVVDLATRTARVTVPDFQLSLAIGREGQNARLAARLTGWRIDIRSDAEQAGAGGRGGADHVPEPGGAISAS; this is encoded by the coding sequence GTGAACATCGACCTCGCGGCGCTGCGCGCACTCGAGCGCGAGCGGGAGATCCCGTTCGACACGATCCTCGCGGCGATCGAGACCGCGCTGCTGACCGCCTACCGGCACACCGAGGGCGCCGAATCGCACGCCCGGGTGGAGATCGACCGTAAGAACGGGGCCGCCCTGGTCTACGCCCAGGAGCTGGACGAGGACGGCACCGTGGTGCGGGAGTGGGACGACACCCCGCACGACTTCGGCCGGATCGCCGCGATGACCGCCAAGCAGGTGATCCTGCAGCGGCTGCGGGAGGCCACCGACGAGGTGCACTTCGGCGAGTACGTCGGTCGCGACGGTGACCTGGTCACCGGGGTGGTGCAGGCGCACGAGACCCGCCGGGAGAAGGGCATCATCAGCGTCGACCTGGGCAAGCTGGAGGGCGTCCTGCCCCAGTCCGAGCAGGTCCCGGGTGAGAACCCCCAGCACGGCGAGCGGATCCGCTGCGTGGTGGTGCACGTGGCCAAGGGGATGCGTGGCCCGCAGGTGACGCTGTCCCGCTCACACCCCGCCCTGGTGAAGAAGCTCTTCGCGCTGGAGGTGCCGGAGATCGCCGACGGCACCGTCGAGATCGCCGCGATCGCGCGTGAGGCGGGTCACCGTACGAAGATCGCGGTCCGCTCCACCGCCCAGGGCGTGAACGCCAAGGGCGCCTGCATCGGGCCGATGGGCCAGCGGGTGCGCGCGGTGATGAGCGAGCTGCACGGTGAGAAGATCGACATCATCGACTGGTCGGACGACCCGGCGACCTTCGTCGGCAACGCGTTGTCGCCGGCCAAGGCCCTGCGCGTCGAGGTGGTCGACCTGGCCACCCGGACCGCCCGGGTGACCGTCCCGGACTTCCAGCTCTCGCTCGCGATCGGGCGGGAGGGGCAGAATGCCCGGCTTGCTGCCCGACTGACCGGTTGGCGGATCGACATCCGCTCCGACGCCGAGCAGGCCGGGGCGGGCGGCCGGGGCGGAGCCGATCACGTCCCGGAGCCGGGCGGCGCGATCTCGGCAAGCTAG
- a CDS encoding PadR family transcriptional regulator, whose product MSIRHGLLALLERGQMYGYQLRAAFEESTGSTWPLNIGQVYTTLNRLERDGLVRPLPENEGGQRPYEITDAGRADLALWFATPISRADRPRDELSIKLALALTTPGVDVRAVVQTQRSATMRTLQELTRLKYASDKPEDLPWRLVLDAMVFQAEAEIRWLDHCETSLVRYRPAVPPGRAVHPGAVDRADEEARR is encoded by the coding sequence ATGTCCATCCGCCACGGCCTGCTCGCCCTGCTCGAGCGTGGCCAGATGTACGGCTACCAGCTGCGCGCCGCGTTCGAGGAGTCGACCGGCTCGACCTGGCCGCTGAACATCGGGCAGGTCTACACCACCCTCAACCGGCTCGAACGCGACGGGCTGGTCCGTCCGCTGCCCGAGAACGAGGGCGGGCAGCGGCCGTACGAGATCACCGACGCCGGGCGGGCGGACCTGGCGCTGTGGTTCGCCACCCCGATCAGCCGCGCCGACCGTCCCCGCGACGAGCTGTCGATCAAGTTGGCCCTGGCGCTGACCACGCCCGGCGTCGACGTCCGGGCGGTGGTGCAGACCCAGCGCAGCGCGACCATGCGCACCCTGCAGGAGCTGACCCGGCTGAAGTACGCCAGCGACAAGCCGGAGGACCTGCCCTGGCGGCTGGTGCTGGACGCGATGGTGTTCCAGGCCGAGGCGGAGATCCGCTGGCTGGACCACTGCGAGACGAGCCTGGTCCGCTACCGTCCCGCCGTGCCACCCGGCCGCGCCGTCCACCCGGGGGCGGTGGACCGGGCCGACGAGGAGGCCCGCCGGTGA
- a CDS encoding YlxR family protein, giving the protein MVRRAQPERTCVGCRRRAPASELLRIVAVGDGADLSLRPDPARRLPGRGANMHPDPACFAQAVRRRAFGRALRLTGVPDHGAVAEYIDAPTTTSGQPDRARVASRVGRPT; this is encoded by the coding sequence GTGGTACGACGCGCGCAGCCGGAGCGCACCTGTGTGGGTTGCCGGCGACGTGCGCCGGCCAGCGAATTGCTGCGGATCGTCGCGGTCGGCGACGGGGCTGATCTCAGTCTCCGGCCCGATCCGGCTCGCAGGCTGCCGGGTCGGGGAGCGAACATGCACCCGGATCCGGCCTGCTTCGCGCAGGCGGTGCGGCGTCGCGCCTTCGGGCGTGCGCTGCGCCTCACCGGGGTCCCTGACCACGGCGCCGTCGCGGAGTACATCGATGCGCCAACCACTACGTCCGGTCAACCCGACCGGGCGAGGGTCGCTAGCAGGGTAGGACGACCGACATGA
- the infB gene encoding translation initiation factor IF-2 — protein MAGKARVHELAKELGVESKTVLAKLKEMGEFVKSASSTVEAPVARRLRGAFVASAGTSAPSAPPAAAPSPAPTPTPSPAPGAPRVSAKPMPPRRPAAPTPGPKPKGPVPGPPQPVTPVAKPASAHDIEVAAAEARAAALKAEQEAAVKAAQAARQQQRENVRREPPTEGGPRPGPRPGPGAMPPRPGSPAAGRPGAPAPGPNARPGGRPPARGAGNNPFGIQGGQQQRPPAAGGPRPSPAGMPPRPSPASMPPRPSPASMPSQRPTTGRPGGPGGGRGGPGGGAGRPGGGGGGFRGGPGGGGGGGGFRGGPGGGAGGGGYRGGPGGGGGAPGGGFRPGAPAGGGGRPGGGGRGRGGGAAGAFGRPGGRPTRGRKSKKQRRQEFDNLSAPTMSSGAPRGQGQVVRLSRGASLSDFADKINANPGSLVQEMFNLGEMVTATQSCSDETLLLLGEHLGFDVQIVSPEDEDRELLAQFNIDLDAEVAEDRLVSRAPVVTVMGHVDHGKTKLLDAIRKANVVAGEAGGITQHIGAYQVHVPHEGEDRAVTFIDTPGHEAFTAMRARGAQVTDIVVLVVAADDGVMPQTIEALNHAKAAEVPIVVAVNKVDKPEANPDKVRQQLTEYGLVAEEYGGDTMFVNVAAKPGIGIDDLLEAVLLTADASLELTAPIDGPAQGVAIEAHLDKGRGAVATVLVQKGTLRAGDSIVAGGAHGRVRAMLDENGNQVAEAGPARPVLVLGLTAVPGAGDTFLAAADDRTVRQIAEQRQARRRAAAFANSRGRATLETLMEQLKEGEKTSLNLVLKGDVSGSVEALEDALFNLDIPEEVQLRIIHRGVGAITESDVMLASASSEAVTIIGFNVRAANKVREIADREGVEIRYYTVIYQAIEEIDAALKGLLKPEYEEVELGSAEIRDVFRSSKVGNISGCIVRSGIIRRNAKARLLRDGSVVADNLTISSLKRFKDDATEVREGFECGLTLGGYNNVQVGDIIETFEMREKPRA, from the coding sequence GTGGCAGGTAAGGCCCGCGTACACGAGCTGGCAAAAGAGCTCGGGGTCGAAAGCAAGACCGTTCTCGCCAAACTCAAGGAGATGGGCGAGTTCGTGAAGTCCGCGTCCAGCACCGTCGAGGCGCCCGTCGCCCGACGGCTGCGTGGCGCATTCGTCGCGTCCGCCGGCACCTCGGCGCCGTCCGCCCCTCCGGCGGCCGCCCCGAGCCCGGCACCGACCCCGACGCCGTCCCCGGCCCCGGGCGCCCCCCGGGTCTCGGCCAAGCCGATGCCGCCCCGGCGGCCGGCCGCGCCGACCCCCGGGCCGAAGCCCAAGGGCCCGGTTCCCGGCCCGCCGCAGCCGGTGACCCCGGTCGCCAAGCCGGCGAGCGCACACGACATCGAGGTGGCGGCCGCCGAGGCGCGCGCCGCCGCGCTGAAGGCTGAGCAGGAGGCCGCGGTCAAGGCCGCGCAGGCCGCCCGCCAGCAGCAGCGGGAGAACGTCCGGCGCGAGCCCCCGACCGAGGGTGGCCCGCGTCCCGGCCCGCGTCCGGGTCCGGGCGCGATGCCGCCCCGCCCGGGTTCCCCGGCCGCCGGTCGTCCCGGCGCACCGGCCCCGGGCCCGAACGCCCGTCCGGGTGGTCGTCCGCCGGCGCGCGGCGCCGGCAACAACCCGTTCGGCATCCAGGGCGGCCAGCAGCAGCGGCCCCCGGCCGCCGGCGGTCCCCGTCCCAGCCCGGCGGGCATGCCGCCGCGGCCCAGCCCGGCCTCCATGCCGCCGCGGCCCAGCCCGGCCTCGATGCCGAGCCAGCGGCCCACCACGGGTCGCCCCGGCGGCCCCGGTGGCGGTCGTGGTGGACCCGGTGGCGGCGCCGGTCGTCCCGGCGGCGGTGGCGGTGGCTTCCGCGGCGGTCCCGGTGGCGGCGGCGGTGGCGGTGGCTTCCGCGGCGGTCCCGGTGGCGGTGCCGGTGGCGGTGGCTACCGTGGCGGCCCCGGTGGCGGCGGCGGTGCTCCGGGCGGCGGGTTCCGTCCGGGCGCTCCGGCCGGTGGCGGTGGTCGTCCCGGTGGTGGCGGTCGTGGCCGTGGCGGCGGCGCCGCGGGTGCCTTCGGGCGTCCGGGTGGTCGGCCGACCCGTGGCCGCAAGTCCAAGAAGCAGCGCAGACAGGAGTTCGACAACCTGTCGGCTCCGACCATGAGCTCGGGTGCTCCCCGGGGTCAGGGTCAGGTCGTCCGGTTGTCCCGTGGCGCCTCGCTGTCGGACTTCGCCGACAAGATCAACGCCAACCCGGGTTCGCTGGTCCAGGAGATGTTCAACCTGGGCGAGATGGTCACCGCGACCCAGTCCTGCTCCGACGAGACCCTGCTGCTGCTGGGTGAGCACCTCGGCTTCGACGTGCAGATCGTCAGCCCGGAGGACGAGGACCGCGAGCTGCTCGCGCAGTTCAACATCGACCTCGACGCCGAGGTCGCGGAGGACCGCCTGGTCAGCCGTGCGCCGGTGGTGACCGTCATGGGTCACGTCGACCACGGTAAGACCAAGCTGCTCGACGCGATCCGCAAGGCGAACGTGGTGGCCGGCGAGGCCGGTGGCATCACCCAGCACATCGGTGCCTACCAGGTCCACGTGCCGCACGAGGGCGAGGACCGCGCGGTGACCTTCATCGACACCCCGGGTCACGAGGCGTTCACCGCCATGCGTGCCCGTGGTGCCCAGGTGACGGACATCGTGGTGCTGGTGGTCGCGGCCGACGACGGCGTCATGCCGCAGACGATCGAGGCGTTGAACCACGCCAAGGCGGCCGAGGTGCCGATCGTGGTGGCGGTCAACAAGGTCGACAAGCCGGAGGCCAACCCGGACAAGGTCCGCCAGCAGCTGACCGAGTACGGCCTGGTTGCCGAGGAGTACGGCGGCGACACCATGTTCGTCAACGTGGCGGCGAAGCCGGGCATCGGCATCGACGACCTGCTCGAGGCGGTCCTGCTCACCGCCGACGCGTCGCTGGAGCTCACCGCTCCGATCGACGGGCCGGCGCAGGGTGTGGCCATCGAGGCGCACCTGGACAAGGGCCGTGGTGCGGTGGCGACCGTGCTGGTGCAGAAGGGCACCCTGCGGGCCGGCGACTCGATCGTCGCCGGTGGGGCGCACGGCCGGGTCCGGGCGATGCTCGACGAGAACGGCAACCAGGTCGCCGAGGCCGGTCCGGCCCGTCCGGTCCTGGTGCTCGGTCTGACCGCGGTGCCGGGTGCGGGTGACACCTTCCTGGCCGCCGCGGACGACCGCACGGTGCGCCAGATCGCCGAGCAGCGGCAGGCACGGCGGCGGGCGGCGGCATTCGCCAACTCCCGTGGCCGGGCGACTCTCGAGACGCTCATGGAGCAGCTCAAGGAGGGCGAGAAGACCTCGCTCAACCTGGTGCTCAAGGGCGACGTCTCCGGTTCGGTGGAGGCCCTCGAGGACGCGCTGTTCAACCTCGACATCCCGGAGGAGGTCCAGCTTCGGATCATCCACCGGGGCGTGGGTGCGATCACCGAGAGCGACGTCATGCTCGCGAGCGCCTCGTCCGAGGCGGTCACGATCATCGGCTTCAACGTGCGGGCCGCCAACAAGGTCCGCGAGATCGCCGACCGCGAGGGCGTGGAGATCCGGTACTACACCGTCATCTACCAGGCCATCGAGGAGATCGACGCCGCGCTCAAGGGTCTGCTCAAGCCGGAGTACGAGGAGGTCGAGCTGGGCAGCGCGGAGATCCGCGACGTCTTCCGCTCGTCCAAGGTCGGCAACATCTCCGGCTGTATCGTCCGGTCCGGCATCATCCGCCGCAACGCCAAGGCGCGGCTGCTGCGGGACGGCTCGGTCGTGGCGGACAACCTCACGATCAGCTCCCTCAAGCGGTTCAAGGACGACGCGACGGAGGTCCGCGAGGGCTTCGAGTGTGGTCTGACGCTGGGCGGTTACAACAACGTCCAGGTCGGCGACATCATCGAGACCTTCGAGATGCGGGAGAAGCCGCGCGCCTGA
- the rbfA gene encoding 30S ribosome-binding factor RbfA has product MTDPAKVRRHAERIRELVASVVRSQIKDPRLGMITITDARITADLRDATVFYTVLGDAAAQASTAAALESAKGMLRSTVGKALGLRHSPTLTFVLDDVQDQVKHIDDLLAQARHADAEVQRLAANARYAGEAQPYRVDEDDDEVDDDEDTRPATDRR; this is encoded by the coding sequence ATGACGGATCCGGCCAAGGTTCGCCGGCACGCGGAGCGCATCCGTGAACTGGTCGCGTCGGTGGTGCGGAGCCAGATCAAGGACCCCCGGCTCGGGATGATCACCATCACCGACGCCCGGATCACCGCCGACCTGCGCGACGCCACGGTCTTCTACACCGTGCTCGGCGACGCGGCGGCCCAGGCCAGCACCGCCGCCGCGCTGGAGAGCGCCAAGGGCATGCTGCGCAGCACCGTCGGCAAGGCGCTCGGGCTGCGGCACTCGCCGACCCTGACCTTCGTCCTCGACGACGTGCAGGACCAGGTCAAGCACATCGACGACCTGCTCGCCCAGGCCCGCCACGCCGACGCCGAGGTGCAGCGGCTCGCCGCCAACGCCCGGTACGCCGGTGAGGCCCAGCCGTACCGGGTCGACGAGGACGACGACGAGGTCGACGACGACGAGGACACCCGGCCCGCCACGGACCGGCGGTGA
- the rimP gene encoding ribosome maturation factor RimP, producing the protein MTQRGRATRPTGPAGRTRRTDGSRGGDRAGAPRTDLAARRARLREVIEPVVTREGYDLEDLSVSRAGRRHVVRVIVDADGGINLDAVADVSRAVSAALDAAEEAGGDIVAGEYQLEVSSPGVDRPLTLPRHWRRNVGRLVKVTVRGTAAPEQPAGDRQVTGRVVAADGERVALETDSGRTEHTYDELGPGRVQVEFNRLDEIDEADEFDGADEDGEDIDDIDDEDDVEDEER; encoded by the coding sequence ATGACGCAGCGTGGCCGTGCCACCAGGCCGACGGGACCGGCGGGGCGGACCCGTCGCACCGACGGCTCCCGGGGCGGGGACCGCGCGGGCGCACCCCGGACGGACCTCGCCGCGCGGCGCGCCCGGCTGCGCGAGGTCATCGAGCCCGTGGTCACCCGGGAGGGGTACGACCTGGAGGACCTGTCGGTCTCCCGGGCCGGCCGCCGGCACGTGGTCCGCGTGATCGTGGACGCCGACGGCGGGATCAACCTGGACGCCGTCGCGGACGTCTCCCGCGCGGTGTCGGCGGCGCTGGACGCGGCCGAGGAGGCCGGCGGCGACATCGTGGCGGGGGAGTACCAGCTCGAGGTCAGCTCACCCGGCGTGGACCGGCCGCTCACCCTGCCCCGGCACTGGCGACGCAACGTCGGCCGGCTGGTCAAGGTAACCGTGCGGGGTACGGCGGCGCCGGAGCAGCCCGCCGGGGACCGTCAGGTCACCGGCCGGGTGGTGGCGGCCGACGGCGAACGGGTGGCGCTGGAGACCGACTCCGGCCGCACCGAGCACACGTACGACGAGCTGGGCCCCGGCCGGGTGCAGGTCGAGTTCAACCGCCTCGACGAGATCGACGAGGCGGACGAGTTCGACGGCGCCGACGAGGACGGCGAGGACATCGACGACATCGACGACGAAGATGATGTGGAGGACGAGGAGAGGTGA
- a CDS encoding DUF6186 family protein, translated as MRAVAIVGFLAALLLLAVLEVLARRPGSRVPSLADICAYVMRYEVGPVPVGRIGVFGFWWWLGWHFLAR; from the coding sequence ATGCGGGCGGTCGCCATCGTCGGTTTCCTGGCCGCGCTGCTGCTGCTGGCCGTGCTGGAGGTGCTGGCCCGCCGTCCGGGTTCCCGGGTGCCGTCGCTCGCCGACATCTGCGCCTACGTCATGCGGTACGAGGTCGGCCCGGTGCCGGTGGGGCGGATCGGCGTCTTCGGTTTCTGGTGGTGGCTGGGCTGGCACTTCCTGGCCCGCTGA
- a CDS encoding DHH family phosphoesterase, whose amino-acid sequence MTAPGAAGGLLPAATSTGPTEDDWAAAVAAVRRLPADARVLLICHVNPDGDALGSMLGFALGLRRLGVRRLQATFPGPPEVPEPLRWLPGLADLLVPAVDAYPDPDLVVCFDAASESRLGELVDRLDTAGEALVLDHHASNTGFGRIHLVDPRAAATSVVAEELLARLDVPLDADTATCLYVALTTDTGSFRFEATTPAVHQLAARLLATGIRPGDISRRVFDTRPFGAVRLFGEALGRARIDPAAAAGHGLVWTYATLDDLARHEQQPYVLESLIDSVRCTAEADVACVLKQVGLDEWAVSMRSKGAVDVSRVAIALGGGGHRFAAGFTGRGSAEEVLGRIRAELDGALTGS is encoded by the coding sequence GTGACCGCCCCGGGCGCGGCCGGCGGGCTGCTCCCCGCGGCGACGTCCACCGGCCCGACCGAGGACGACTGGGCCGCCGCGGTCGCGGCGGTACGCCGGTTGCCGGCCGACGCCCGGGTGCTGCTGATCTGTCACGTCAACCCCGACGGCGACGCGCTGGGCAGCATGCTCGGCTTCGCGCTCGGGCTGCGCCGGTTGGGCGTACGACGGCTCCAGGCGACCTTCCCCGGCCCGCCGGAGGTGCCCGAGCCGCTCCGCTGGCTGCCCGGCCTCGCCGACCTGCTGGTGCCGGCGGTCGACGCGTACCCCGATCCGGACCTGGTGGTGTGCTTCGACGCGGCGAGCGAGTCGCGCCTGGGTGAGCTGGTGGACCGGCTCGACACCGCAGGCGAGGCGCTGGTGCTGGACCATCACGCCTCGAACACCGGGTTCGGGCGCATCCATCTGGTGGACCCGCGGGCCGCGGCCACCTCGGTCGTCGCCGAGGAACTGCTGGCCCGACTCGACGTGCCGTTGGACGCGGACACCGCCACCTGCCTCTACGTCGCGCTGACCACCGACACCGGGTCGTTCCGCTTCGAGGCGACCACCCCCGCCGTGCACCAGCTCGCCGCCCGGCTGCTGGCCACCGGCATCCGGCCGGGCGACATCTCCCGGCGGGTCTTCGACACCCGGCCGTTCGGGGCGGTGCGGCTCTTCGGCGAGGCGCTGGGCCGGGCCCGTATCGACCCTGCGGCCGCCGCCGGGCACGGGCTGGTCTGGACGTACGCGACCCTGGACGATCTGGCCCGACACGAGCAGCAGCCGTACGTGCTGGAGTCCCTGATCGACTCCGTCCGGTGCACCGCCGAGGCCGACGTGGCCTGTGTGCTCAAGCAGGTCGGCCTCGACGAGTGGGCGGTCTCCATGCGGAGCAAGGGCGCGGTAGACGTCAGCCGGGTGGCGATCGCGCTGGGCGGCGGCGGTCACCGGTTCGCCGCCGGGTTCACCGGGCGCGGGAGCGCGGAGGAGGTGCTCGGCCGGATCCGGGCCGAGCTGGACGGCGCGCTGACCGGTTCCTGA
- a CDS encoding DUF503 domain-containing protein, producing MFTGTAVFDLLLPGDSRSLKAKRSYVRPIVAALRRFEVSAAEVGALDLHGRAQIGVAVVAAEASHVREVLDSCERLVAGRPEAELLSVRRRLHGEDD from the coding sequence ATGTTCACCGGAACCGCAGTCTTCGACCTGCTGCTGCCGGGCGACAGCAGGTCGCTCAAGGCCAAGAGATCGTACGTACGGCCGATCGTGGCGGCGTTGCGCCGCTTCGAGGTGTCGGCTGCCGAGGTGGGAGCGCTCGACCTGCACGGTCGGGCCCAGATCGGGGTGGCCGTGGTGGCCGCCGAGGCGTCGCACGTGCGCGAGGTGCTGGACTCCTGCGAGCGCCTGGTGGCCGGCCGCCCCGAGGCCGAGCTGCTGTCGGTGCGCCGCCGCCTGCACGGCGAGGACGACTGA
- a CDS encoding ABC transporter ATP-binding protein, whose amino-acid sequence MSGSDVPVLDLRDVHRTHGSGEAAVHALRGVSLTVRAGELVAVMGPSGSGKSTLLTLAGGLDSPTAGEVVVEGQPLGTLDHRGLARLRRRRIGYVFQDLNLLASLTAAENVALPLELDGVGVRPARRAALAALAEVGLTGLGERFPDQMSGGQQQRVAIARALVGERRLVLADEPTGALDSQTGEAVLHLLRRRVDAGAAGVLVTHEARHAGWADRVVFLRDGVMVDSTAPLPGVEQLLSGSGR is encoded by the coding sequence GTGAGCGGGTCCGACGTCCCGGTGCTCGACCTGCGGGACGTCCACCGCACCCACGGCAGCGGCGAGGCCGCCGTGCACGCGCTGCGCGGGGTCAGCCTCACCGTCCGGGCCGGCGAGCTGGTCGCCGTGATGGGTCCCTCGGGCTCCGGCAAGTCCACCCTGCTCACCCTGGCCGGCGGGCTGGACAGTCCCACCGCCGGCGAGGTGGTGGTCGAGGGGCAGCCGCTGGGCACGCTCGACCACCGCGGCCTCGCCCGGCTGCGCCGCCGGCGGATCGGCTACGTCTTCCAGGACCTCAACCTGCTGGCCAGCCTCACCGCCGCGGAGAACGTGGCCCTCCCCCTCGAACTCGACGGGGTGGGCGTGCGCCCGGCCCGTCGGGCGGCGCTCGCCGCCCTGGCGGAGGTCGGCCTGACCGGGCTGGGCGAGCGCTTCCCCGACCAGATGTCCGGCGGCCAGCAGCAACGGGTGGCGATCGCCCGCGCGCTGGTCGGCGAGCGGCGGCTGGTGCTGGCCGACGAGCCGACCGGGGCGCTGGACTCGCAGACCGGCGAGGCGGTGCTGCACCTGCTGCGCCGCCGGGTCGACGCGGGCGCGGCCGGGGTGCTGGTCACCCACGAGGCACGGCACGCCGGCTGGGCCGACCGGGTGGTCTTCCTCCGCGACGGGGTCATGGTCGACTCGACCGCGCCGCTGCCCGGCGTCGAGCAGCTGCTCTCCGGCAGCGGCAGGTGA
- a CDS encoding ferritin-like domain-containing protein, with translation MTRRQAPADAGQALADALAAEYAAIFAYGPIGVRLTDAARRDARAAEAAHRARRDALVLQLTTGGGRVPADKAGYALPFPVGDRAAALRLAVEIEERTAAYWRAVLPVTTGADRTRALNALTDCAVRAARWRRTAGVAPVTVAFPGRPA, from the coding sequence GTGACCCGACGACAGGCGCCGGCCGACGCCGGCCAGGCGCTCGCCGACGCGCTGGCCGCCGAGTACGCGGCGATCTTCGCCTACGGCCCGATCGGGGTACGGCTGACCGACGCCGCCCGGCGCGACGCCCGCGCGGCCGAGGCGGCCCACCGCGCCCGCCGGGACGCGCTGGTGCTCCAGCTCACCACCGGCGGCGGTCGGGTCCCGGCGGACAAGGCCGGCTACGCGCTGCCCTTCCCGGTCGGCGACCGGGCCGCCGCGCTGCGGCTGGCGGTCGAGATCGAGGAGCGCACGGCCGCGTACTGGCGGGCGGTGCTGCCGGTGACCACCGGCGCGGACCGTACCCGCGCGTTGAACGCGTTGACCGACTGTGCGGTCCGGGCCGCCCGGTGGCGGCGGACGGCGGGTGTCGCCCCGGTCACCGTGGCCTTCCCCGGCCGGCCGGCCTGA
- a CDS encoding AAA family ATPase, whose protein sequence is MRRILIVGNSGAGKSTLARSVARRLDLPLIHLDRHYWRPGWTAAHPADFRAEVAALAARERWVMDGNYAGTLDLRLPRADLLVLVDPPWPLCLARVVRRRADPRAAGRPDLPDGCPERLDLDFIRYVSQYPRRSRPRVLAAVSAHAPALPVVRLRSRRQVGRWLESLPVA, encoded by the coding sequence GTGCGCAGGATCCTGATCGTCGGCAACTCCGGAGCCGGCAAGAGCACGCTCGCGCGATCCGTCGCCCGCCGGCTCGACCTCCCGTTGATCCACCTCGACCGGCACTACTGGCGACCCGGCTGGACCGCTGCCCACCCCGCGGACTTCCGCGCCGAGGTGGCCGCGCTGGCCGCCCGCGAGCGCTGGGTGATGGACGGCAACTACGCCGGCACCCTCGACCTCCGACTGCCCAGGGCCGACCTGCTCGTCCTGGTCGACCCGCCCTGGCCGCTCTGCCTCGCCCGGGTCGTCCGTCGCCGTGCCGACCCCCGTGCCGCCGGTCGCCCCGACCTCCCGGACGGCTGCCCCGAGCGGCTCGACCTGGACTTCATCCGCTACGTCTCGCAGTATCCCCGGCGGTCCCGTCCCCGGGTCCTCGCGGCGGTCTCCGCGCACGCCCCGGCACTGCCGGTGGTACGACTGCGCAGCCGGCGGCAGGTCGGCCGCTGGCTCGAATCCCTGCCCGTCGCCTGA